The region TCTCCATTTTACAACAATTATCATAAGTAGGTCCAAAGGCAAAGCTGGGTATCTGGATGCCCTTTCACAAATGTCCTGAGAAAGATGATTTTCCAGTACATGAGTTAATTAactgtattaaatatattaataactTGGTTGCAATTGTACTGAATCATCatctaaaaataattatatgtttGGTCATATGCTCCtttaacatttcaaaatatttgttttcaggGCCACAGGCCtttaatattcatttattcaaagCAACTAACATGCTCTAAGAGACAAGCTAACTTGGTGATAGCTACATGTATGAAAATCTGATTTTGAGTGATTActattttcattctttgaatAGGAAAACAGGCTGTATGACAGAGGTGAATATAGCCTTTCTATGCGAAATGGAAAATACCATGCACTCCTTATATGGCTAAATGAAGCCGAGATGGCAATGCACtataattacaatgtatgagAATTTGGGACTTTGTACTCCTCTATTTTTAACACTTTTGCTAGCATATGGTAATTCGGGGTCGTCAAACCATAGTCTTTCACTGTTAATGCTAGTGATAAAAGAATGGATTCTAAATTTGCCAAAGTCTTGTGACCAAGGCAGCAGCAGGAGGATTCAAAAACGAAAATCTGGCAACCCCAGAATTATCTTGACTGTCTACTTAAATCTCAGATGCATTTTTAAGCCCCGCCCCCACTCCATCTCAcagtctccctcctttctctttctctctgacctCAAATCCAACCAGAAGCATTTCTCCACTCTGCAGAGAAATTCTCAGGCTCCCGTAGAGACCTGAAGCACTGAGAAGCCAAGAAATCTCTTGTGCGGCAGTATTGGGAGACAAGAAAATTGGAGAATAAGCAGAAAAACCATAAACCTTAAGAATAACGAGAAGCAAGCATTTCCAAACGTCTCAGTAGGTTTTCACCTTtataagaaaaaaaccaaaaccgtgtctttaaaaaaaaaattaaaatgtctccTGACAAAATGGAGTAGCTGCTGCTACTGAGAGACCAGAGAGGATGATTGTGCAGCTGAGTCCTTCTAACAAATGCCAAAGATTTCCTCCCTCGTGGTTCGCTGCAGCTAAATGAAACAATTATTCTAGGCAAGAAGGCAGTTTGCTAATCAAGAGGGATAAGTCggctgcttgttttttttttcttttctttctttttttttttttttaagtgcttgagctggggaaggggaagaaagggtcGTGAATGGTGTCTTTTTAACCTTGCTGAAGGACGCAGCAGTATTTATTGACGTATGCAAATAACTGGGGGAGGGTGGTGCTTGGGAAAAAACAGGAACCAGAATCAGTTTCTCATTGCAGGGTGGACGCGCTGAGTTCCGGTGAAGGGAAAAGAGACGTGGCGAAATTGCTGTCTTTCTATCTTATAAGCGCCCCTCTCACTCATACAGAGGAAGGAACCGAGACGTCAGAAAGGGTGAAGACGCTCTCACTGTATTTTTAGAGACCTGGCtcgagcacccccccccccccactcccccagccGGACCTGTTCTTCTAATGGGAGATTATGGATTTGCATTGCAATTGGCTAGTGGCGGTGGCTCTGGATTTTCGCAAGTAAAACACCCGCCCGCTCAGTGAGGGCCATTAATGATCACATTGACAACAacgcttctctcttttctctctctctctctctcttttcttcccgtTTCAGCTGCGCAAACCATGCAGGATGATTTACTGATGGACAAAAGCAAAACCCAGCCCCAGCaacagcagcggcagcagcagcagcagcagccccagcCCGAGCCCAGCGCAGCCGAAGCCCCGTCCACGCCCCTCTCCTCAGAGACCCCCAAGCCGGAGGACAGTAGCGCAGTGCCGGTCCTGAGCCCCGCCGCGGCCCCACCGGCTCCCAACGGCCCGGACAAGATGCAGATGGAGTCGCCGCTCCTGCCGGGCTTGAGTTTCCATCAGCCCCCTCAACAGCCGCCGCCACCCCAGGAGCCCGCGGCCCCGGGCGCGTCGCTGTCTCCGTCCTTCGGCAGCACCTGGTCCACGGGCACGACGAACGCGGTGGAGGACAGCTTCTTCCAGGGGATCACCCCCGTCAACGGGACCATGCTCTTCCAGAACTTCCCGCACCACGTCAACCCAGTCTTCGGAGGCACCTTCTCCCCGCAGATCGGCCTGGCGCAGACCCAGCACCaccagcagccgccgccgccgccgccgccggcgccgcAGCCGGCGCAGCCTCCCCAGGCGCAGCCCCCGCCGCAGCGTCGCTCGCCCGCCAGCCCGAGCCAGGCGCCCTACGCGCAGaggagcgccgccgccgccgcctacGGCCACCAGCCCATCATGACCAGCAAACCGTCCTCGtcctcggccgccgccgccgcggccgccgccgcggccgccgcctcaTCCGCTTCGTCCAGCTGGAGCACGCACCAGAGCGTGAATGCCGCCTGGAGCGCTCCGTCCAACCCGTGGGGCGGCCTGCAGGCGGGCCGGGACCCTCGCCGGGCGGTGGGTGTGGGCGTGGGCGTGGGCGTGGGGGTACCCTCCCCGCTTAACCCCATCTCGCCGCTCAAAAAGCCCTTCTCCAGCAATGTGATCGCGCCCCCCAAGTTCCCTCGTGCGGCTCCGCTCACCTCCAAGTCCTGGATGGAGGATAACGCTTTCCGGACCGATAATGGTAACAATCTGTTGCCATTTCAGGTAATGCCCCGTTGCACCTGCACACGCCTTGTTCCTATCCGGCTTCTTCTGTTCCTTATTCCCATCCTTTTAATCGTTCCTCCGTTTTTATTTCAAAGGGCGACAGTGTCCAGTTCACTGGGGACTGTTCCATCTCGGGGGCGTGGGGGTGTTGGCAGGGGACGAGGTTGGGGTAACCTTGTGCCTGCTAGGGGAACTGTATTTATGTGCCTGTCAGGGTAAGAAAAggcctttttctttaatttttttctttctttcattgtgcTTGTGTGCTCCTCATTTTGATCTTTGACAAAGCTGCAAGTGTATGGCCAGGTGCCGGCATAGTCCCAGGATGAGTAGGCTGAGATTCCTATCATTTTAAGTAGCCACACATTTAAGATTATGCAATCCTGAACTTAGGGTGCAGCCTGAAAGCCATCCACACCCAAACCACCCAGGCTTTACTCTTAAAGAGGTTAACAGCCTTTGAGTGGTGCTATTTCAAATAGTTGCATATGCTCAATTAAACTAATGTGAACACATGTGTTGGTGTCTCATGAAGGTGCTAGAATCATTAATAACAATCAGCATATTGCCCCTGCTGGGAGAATTATGAGTGTTAGGTTCCAATAAACACCGGGAACTCCAAGGGACTAAGATGGAAGAGTGGAAATTCTGAGGGCCATTCCCACATTACCTCAAAGAAGGATTTAGATTTTACCCCCAAAGGAAACAGACAATAGGACACGACCTTCAGAGCCATATTGCAATGGAGTCTATTCGCTAGCTAGCCCTGAAATATTTAAAGCTGCAGTGTCCTTCATCAGTTGGGTTATTTAAGAAGACAATGCAGATCGATTACACCATTTGAAACTGGGCAAAGTGAAAGTCTTGCATCTTTAATGAAAAATGAGCCTTGTGTCTTGGTATTAAATGCCAATGAAAAATCCAGGAAGTGCTCCAGACAAAAAGACTGAATGGCTAGTGGCcttatttctgtttttgctttctgctcCAGTCCACAGCTACAGCAGCTGGCTGTGTCCTGGATATCTTGGACCAGAGAGGGGTAGTGATGTTGTGCATATTCACTGGAGGCTTTTGCTGTAGGACAAACACTTCTTCACTGATGAACTGATTTATCTGTAAGCTTCTAGGCTCTGTTAAAAAGGAAAGTTAAACAGGGTGTGGTGGAGCATGCTTTTAATGGAAACACTAAGGCTGGAACTGGAGGATTTTGAGTTTAGGGGGGAACCAAGCTACCTAAGTGagactctctttaaaaaaaaaaagatatcattgAGTAGTGCTGAAAGATGGCAGAGGTGACAATTTGACAGTGCAATTGGAGCCTTCATTTGACTGCTCTTTACATTTCTGATATTTGGGATGAGTCCTATCCATGAAGGAAGAGATGGGATTATTGAGGACATGACTCAAAGGGATAGAACAAggacttttatttttgaaagctcAAGGAAGGACACAAAACCTCAGATTGTATATAGCAGAGTCTTTGATAGGTCAACCATTTCCTTAGGTGTCCTTCAGACATGGACAACTTTAATACTAAAGCATATTTAATACGAAAGCATATTTCTGTTAAAGTTTGTTGAGAGACACTTCAAGCTGGGATTTGGTGTGGTAGATGGAGAACTGGAGGGAGTAGGGCAGGGGAGCCTGTATTaactgttgttgttggtcctctgttgttactgttttttaaaattatcattaatgagttgtacagaggggttacagtttcataagttaggttaTAAGTGGGTTGTTatcccttcattttctccctcttgtcTCTActtacaagttacatagttcatttaggccttctgcttttaaaagttcctttaccaaaaaaaattgaaagactatactttcagggatcatttctatagtttGTTACTAGAGAAATCTCACTAATCGTGTAGAGCATCGTCCTGTGTAATCTTTGTGTAATAAAGCTACTTCgaccatgccaaaaaaaaaaaaatgaagctctcTATCCCAGTCCAGTCTTAGATCTTAACCTAAATTCTTGCAGGGATTCTTTGGATTTAGTACTTGATAGTATAGATCTActacttgttttttttcctcagaattcAAACCAGTTTTTATCTTTGAAAATGGGGTCGTAGCATGTTACCTAGACTGGTCTTAGTACTTGGGCTTAAGGAAtctagtagctgggactataggtatgaATCACCATGTCCTACTATTgaaaaccattttattttttagtgccagtactgtcgctcgaactcagggccttgtactctcgcTTGAcgttttcattcaaggcttgcACTGTACCGCTTGTGCCACACTTTCATTTCCTAAAaacaggttttattttttcctgaaaaaagAGTTGGAAAAATATCAAATCCGCAAAATTTCACTATTCCTGATATTAACTAATGTAGAATTTGCTAGTTGTTTCTCAACAAACCATTTACCAAAGATGATACTAAGAGCCAAACACACTGGATTGGAATTGGGCAAAATGGTCAAAGGAGGAGAGATTATATTGAAAATTAAACAATACTGGGCTTCAGGAAGAATTTCATGCAGTTTCTTACTTAAAATGGAtctttaggattgttttttgaaGCAATATTGAATCAGAAGAATGGACTGGGTGACatcttcctgtaatcctagctgctcaggaggctgagatgtgaggctacggtttagagccagcctgagcaggaaactgtgaaactcttatcttctattaaccataaaaatgttggaagtggatttgtggcccaagttgtagagtaccagtcttgactgaaaaagctaagggatagcacccgggaccctgagttcaagccctagtactgatacatacacactcaaaaattttattatttgtctttttttcttgtctgataAAACTCAgtatcagaggggctggggatatggcctagtggcaagagtgcctgcctcgtatacatgaggccctgggttcgattccccagcaccacatatacagaaaatggccagaagtggcgctgtggcttaagtggcagagtgctagctttgagcaaaaagaagccagggaccgtgctcaggccctgagtccaagccccaggacttgccaaaaaaacaaaaaacaactcagtATCAGAGTCTCTGGTACCCCCAAATTAAGTGGCAATTGAGTGATTGTTACTGGCCTGTagtggaggccctgagttaaattctTCATGTGTAGTTTCTGTTTGCCACTCCTTTGAGGTGTGGAGCTCTTGACCTCATTATATTGACAAAGAAATTCAGCATCAGCACATTTACATTTGCTCAAGATCACAAAGCTTGtatctgggctctggtggctcacacctgtaatcttagctattcaagaggctgagatctaaggattgcaatttgaagccatcttaggcagacaaatttgagagaattatctctagttaactagccaaaagccagaagcagagctatgctGTACATGGTAAGAGTGCCAGcactgaatgaaaaagctaaggaagagttcaagtgcaccagtactggcatgcatacatatgcacacaaattATACAGCTGGTGATTGGCAAAATTGGGATTTGAACCTAGAATTTTCTGCCTTCAAGCTGGTGCCTCCTTTCCCTTGGTTGTGCTTTCTCTAGGACATCAGTTAACATTGCTGGAGAAGAGACTCTATATTTAACCTTATGTGAGGGACCATGaaaattgtgttgtttttttttaattgtattaatagaaatggaggaagaaaaatgcaGTTACCATGCATACACCACTGCTTCTGTTCCACACTTATATTTTTCctgttaatttgtgtgtgtgtgtgctggtattggtcttgaactcagggcttaagtactgtcctgagctctttgctcaaggctagtgctttactacttcagccacagtgccatttccgtgCCATttccgtttttctggtggttaattggaggtgggagtctcatgggctttcctgcccaggcaggttttgaaccatgatcctcctatctcagctttctgattatctaggattataggcctgagccactggtacccggaaatttatttacttttagttgatatatatatatatatatatatatatatgtattttttttttttttttggaccagtcctggggcttggactcagggcctgagtgctgtccctggcttctctttgctcaaagctagcactctgccacttgagtcacagcgccacttctggccattttctgtatatgtggtgctggggaattgaacccagggcctcatgtatacaaggcaagcactcttgccactaggccatatccccagccctagttgctatattttggagaaaaaaagtcaaaattatttcttattttttaatctacatCTCTGCCTTTAGCCCCCTCTTTCCTCTATCCTCAACTTAAAAAaggtgaggcccttagttcaaactccactgcaaaaaaacaaaaaaaagaaaaactaagagcATTATAGGGAATTTTATATTGTTTGGCCTGTTCAGTTATGTTAGTTAGCTTTACTATTGGACTATCATTAATGGGAAGAAATTTCTTACCTGAAGGTAcaggaataaaaatgaaattaaggcctGAGGATGCAGCTcagcagtagggtgcttgccttacGTGAGTAGAGATCTTGGGTTCTATTCCCTATACATTcagtgtgcatgtatgcacacacacatgcacacacatacacacaattaaaACACAAGGGTAGgagccgggtgctagtggctcaagcctgtaatcgtagttacttaggaggctgagatctgaggattatggtttaaagccagccggggcaggaaagtctgtgagacagctccagttaaccactagaaaactagaagtggtgttgtggctcaaagtggtaggctgctagccatgagcaaaagagctccaggacagtgcccaggccctgagttcaaggctgatgactgacaaacaacaataacaaagattaacagcctggctcaggtggtagaatgccagccagtgagcaaaagtgtcagataccaagtttAAGTCCTGGTCAcagacaaaaataacaaaaaaaaccaaatatgCCCTTACAtactaatatttttaaacattaatatttttaactagtttatgttcctttttaaacatattttagaaaGCAATATGACTTGTGTATCTAActtatgcttatttttaaataaggagaGTATGACCAGATCCAAAAAACTTGTCTAGTTGGTTTCTTAACTACTGCTCTAATGCAAAACTATAAGGTCCACAAAACCCCACAAATTATTTCTGGACTTATTATGACATGGTTGATGTAAATGCCAGAAAAGCCACATTatctacctttttttaaaaagaggagctTCTTAGGAAACATTAGGTGTTTATTCTATGGAAAACaatctaaaattttaaattgtttacaTCAGAATTACATGTTGAAAAGTGGTTAGCGTTATATAAACTTTTTATGATCTTGTGAGTTGATACAGAAATTTGCTTTCTGAATTTTTTAAGCCGTCTATCCTTTGATAAACGACAAAGACAATTTTCTACTTAACCCAGCTTTCTCCTTTGGTTGGCTTGTTTCATTGTCTTTGAAGGTCTACCTAAGGCGTTGGAACTGGTTATGATTGTTCAGGTGAGTGATCTTTGAGTATCAAAAGATTTTGCTTTGTGTAATTGCAATATGAAAAGTTTGATTAAGCTTTGTGGATTTTTACGGAGGAAAGAGGATTTTACCCAGGAATTACAGAGGAAGCATACCACAGTGGGTGACGCATGATGCTGAGAACAGAGATAATACTAGTGAAAGCATTAGCTCTCTCAGTGTCATCAGGGAGATGTCATTGATCCAGTGATTCTGTGTCttcagaaatggagagaaagggagacagaccTTATCTTCTAATGCCTTGCATGAGAGGACGtcacaaaatatatgaaaatttgaTGCTATTGCAGAAATACTTTGATGCCTGCCTAACTATCAGAGTTTAAGAGGAGAAATACTGATAATTCAGTAATTAGGAGTTAAATGCCAGCTACTGACATCTGGAAGTGGAGAGGGACTAGAAAGATGAGTCCAACAGAGATGGAAAAACACTGAAAGGCCGTTTGTGTACTAGGTGTCTGTTTCTTTTAGACAGCCAATTGTGGTGCTCTGAAGGCTAGGCAGTATAGATTTATGTCCCCAAATGGTGTAGATTTATGCCTGCATGTTTCTATTTCTGGCTGACTCAACAATTCAAGTGTGTTTTCCTTGATCTGAACattttaattggtgataagagaaatgtttaatctctttttGCTGACTGCTACAAGTGTTGATTCTGGTATTCTGGAGCTACCAAGTTTCTAATTTGAAGCTGCTTAATAccacttctcaggaggctatgCTTAGTTCTTTGTAGGTGTCAGTGTGGCTGTTAGAGATGGAATTTAGAGTACAGCTTCAGACTTGGAACTTCAGAATTGAGATAATATAATGAGATTCAAGACGGATTTTCTGGGCAGGTGGCTTGCAAGAATTTTTCACAGCTGGCCCTtgtagccttgtgagtagctttTCTGTGAGGGTTCAAAGTCCTATTTAAGTTGTTATAATTTAGTTTTTCCAGTTTCACATGCTCAGGTGCTGGGCATATAAACTTCTTAATGTGAAACTGTTCTCATATTTGTATTCTAACTAGAAATAACGAAGTACTAGTGAATTGAAATACTATAGTAACAGCATCTTGGAATAAATCCTACTTTTCTTTCACCAATAGTGCAGTTACTTAATTCTCAGAAATCACAAATATTATGCTGTAAGTCCCTGTTGGCAGATCTCAGGGGAGAGGTATATCATTTAAAATGATCATAGAATGAATGTACACAAAGAGAAGGAATCATTGTATGTTGATTTTATATGTAAATGACTATTACATAGCTAAATAGCTTTATTCTTCAAGCATCCAAACTCATTTCAAAGCCAAGATTTTAGTGCAGGAGAACAAGTAAACTTCCATGGGGCTTgggtatggcttaaatggtagaacgcttgcctagtatgtatgaagcctTAGGTCCAGTTCtcactctttcttcttcctcctcctcctcctcctcctcctcctcctcctcctcctcctcctcctcctcctcctcctcctcctcctcctcctcctcctcctcctcctcctcccccctcctcctcctcctcctcctttcttcttctctttctttcttcttcttcttcttcttcttcttcttcttcttcttcttcttcttcttcttcttcttcttcttcttcttcttcttcttcttctttttcttcttctttttcttcttctttgctagtcctgggctttggactcagggcctgagcactgtccctggcttctttttgctcaaggctagcactctgccacttgagcaacagcgccacttctggctgttttctatatatgtggtgctgggaaatcgaacccagggtttcatgtatacaaggcaagcactcttgccactaggccatattctcagccccatcaCTATTTCAAGAGAAGTAAACTTTTTGTAACTCAATTCAATACAGCTAATTACATGATCAGGACTATCAAATAAAGCAATGCCTAGAAATACCTGACTCAGTAAGTCGTcattaaacaaatgaaaatattaggTTGTTACAGTTTCATCTCTAAAGCgtaatatatatttaacattttttagtCAGTTTCTACTTCTGTATGATATGATATATGTAAACAGGTGAATGTGTGAAATGTCACAAAGAACATCTAAacagggcgccagtggctcatacctgtaatcctagctactcaagaggctgagatctgagattgtggttcaaagccagcccaggcaggaaaagtccatgagacttatcttcagttaactaccagaaaaccaaaagtggtgctgtggtagagctctagccttgagctaaagagctcagagaaagcacccaggcccagagttcaagccccacgactgacaaaacaaaacaaaacaaaaaaaaagctcagggacgatgcccaggcccgagttcaagctccaggacgattacaaaaaacgaaaacaaaaacgTTGACAGAGAACAGGCTATAAAACCTGCATTGAGCCAGTTATCTATTCTAGCATGTGAGACTGGAAAGCAGTGATACAAAAGATCTTCTACCTCAAAAGATGTAGTAGGGTTTGAAAACTGATTAAGGATGGCAATAATTCAGAGGGATAAAGATCTGATAATCTAATCTTCCAGGAGTCCTAGTTCTTTGGTTTCAGATAAGTAGCAACTGAAGGAGGCAAGAGGTAAATGTACCCAGAACTACCTCTCTTATAATCTGttggaaatttttctttatacttattattgttattgcCAGTGCTGGACTTGActtcaggtcctaggcactgtccctgaacttcttttgcccgAGGCTCGTActgtatcactggagccacagctccacttctggccttctctatatatgtggtgttccaggaatccaacccagggcttcatgtataggaggcaagcactctacctctaggccatatacCTAGCACCCTTTCTTTACAATTTTGACCAGAGAAATATAATCTAGAGAAAgtagtgttgtgactcaagtggtagagggctagccttgagcacaaagaggctcagggacagcatccaggcctgaaattcaagccccagggggaaaaaaaaagcttggcaAAAGAAATGTAACATTGATATGTAAAGGAATAATAGTGAGGACCAATAAAGTTTATGAGATTATGGGGAAAAGATGAGagattgtttttgtgtttgtatcTGATGTTATAGGTAGACTGTCTAACTCTTTACCCCATATTTGTTTAGAGCAGTTATCCACTAGTAGGATCCTAATTCAGATAGGAAGGATATCTTGGGAAGCATTTTTGTTAATTACAACACTGTAACAATTCCTTCATCAAAAGCACAAGaattggggctggagatatggcctagtggcaagagtgcttgccttgtatacatgaggccctgggttcgattccccagcaccacatatacagaaaatggccagaagtggcgctgtggctcaagtggcagagtgtatccaatgtctaatatatgaaactgtaacctctctgtaattcagtttgataataaaaaatatatatgtaaaaagtaaaaaaaaatgtaaaaaaaaagcacaagaattAAGTTTGTTTTGGTATCTTCATTCAAAATCATAGTCTGTGTACTCTACCTTTTGGatgttacattattttttaagtatattttttattattataaaggtgatatacagagggattacagtttcataatggATATTacatcattttgatgttcatcTCCAAATACGTAACACTGATACAGAGGACTGAGTACTGGCTTGATCCTTTTCACATAAATTATCATATTTAATCTTACATGTTTTT is a window of Perognathus longimembris pacificus isolate PPM17 chromosome 2, ASM2315922v1, whole genome shotgun sequence DNA encoding:
- the Cpeb3 gene encoding cytoplasmic polyadenylation element-binding protein 3 isoform X2, with the translated sequence MITLTTTLLSFLSLSLSFLPVSAAQTMQDDLLMDKSKTQPQQQQRQQQQQQPQPEPSAAEAPSTPLSSETPKPEDSSAVPVLSPAAAPPAPNGPDKMQMESPLLPGLSFHQPPQQPPPPQEPAAPGASLSPSFGSTWSTGTTNAVEDSFFQGITPVNGTMLFQNFPHHVNPVFGGTFSPQIGLAQTQHHQQPPPPPPPAPQPAQPPQAQPPPQRRSPASPSQAPYAQRSAAAAAYGHQPIMTSKPSSSSAAAAAAAAAAAASSASSSWSTHQSVNAAWSAPSNPWGGLQAGRDPRRAVGVGVGVGVGVPSPLNPISPLKKPFSSNVIAPPKFPRAAPLTSKSWMEDNAFRTDNGNNLLPFQDRSRPYDTFNLHSLENSLMDMIRTDHEPLKGRMGINFHHPGTDNIMALNSRSSLFPFEDAFLDDSHGDQALSSGLSSPTRCQNGERVERYSRKVFVGGLPPDIDEDEITASFRRFGPLVVDWPHKAESKSYFPPKGYAFLLFQEESSVQALIDACLEEDGKLYLCVSSPTIKDKPVQIRPWNLSDSDFVMDGSQPLDPRKTIFVGGVPRPLRAVELAMIMDRLYGGVCYAGIDTDPELKYPKGAGRVAFSNQQSYIAAISARFVQLQHNDIDKRVEVKPYVLDDQMCDECQGTRCGGKFAPFFCANVTCLQYYCEYCWASIHSRAGREFHKPLVKEGGDRPRHVPFRWS